In Plasmodium malariae genome assembly, chromosome: 11, the following proteins share a genomic window:
- the PmUG01_11021200 gene encoding conserved Plasmodium protein, unknown function, with translation MKISLSFNKKNEGKGNSKGKNGSQRDGRNARDKIDNIFSASDNEGTFDFEHNHNRKMYEEKNKEIEREIKEYINEHENPIKALGKEEEESEDKGEKQTDKDKIQYLGYKGEELTKLYEKKLDLRARKNRHMDIDCIIKSYEGKNYDSTIDKKTEEASQRKSDEYHHKVKYTDRKDRNNKMKKMYEELDYKNKNNKSHRKGREETNISIDEIFSKKEIVENKKSKYMDALINSAKRRALEKEVLIQKKLRIDTSKEEKVFITNAYKKKMVDRELIKKDIEEEQKEGRHNSRKSNYNLNLFLKNINAPSNYNRSNRYSFYENSNLGDF, from the coding sequence ATGAAGATCAGTTTAtcttttaacaaaaaaaatgaaggtaAAGGCAATagcaaaggaaaaaatggaagCCAGCGTGATGGCAGAAATGCAAGGGACAAAATAGATAACATCTTTTCTGCTTCGGATAACGAGGGCACGTTTGACTTTGAACATAATCACAACAGAAAAAtgtatgaagaaaaaaataaagaaattgaaagagaaataaaagaatacatTAACGAACATGAAAACCCTATAAAAGCATTAGGAAAGGAAGAAGAGGAGTCTGAAGATAAGGGCGAAAAACAAACTGACAAAGACAAAATTCAATATTTAGGATATAAAGGAGAAGAATTAACAAaactatatgaaaaaaaattagatctACGTGCACGAAAAAATAGACATATGGACATAGACTGCATAATCAAAAGTtatgaaggaaaaaattatgacaGCACGATTGACAAAAAGACGGAGGAAGCAAGTCAAAGAAAAAGTGATGAATATCATCACAAGGTAAAATATACGGATCGTAAAGAtagaaataacaaaatgaagaagatgtatgaagaacttgattataaaaataaaaataacaagaGCCACAGAAAAGGAAGAGAAGAAACAAATATTAGTATAGACGAAATATTCTCAAAAAAGGAGATTgtagaaaataagaaatcgAAATATATGGATGCTTTAATTAATAGCGCAAAAAGAAGAGCATTAGAAAAAGAAGTTTTAATTCAGAAAAAACTTCGTATTGATACatcaaaagaagaaaaagtttttataacaaatgcatataaaaaaaaaatggttgATAgagaattaattaaaaaagatatagaGGAAGAGCAAAAGGAAGGTAGACATAACAGTAGAAAgtcaaattataatttaaatttattcttaaaaaatataaacgcTCCTTCGAATTATAATAGATCGAACAgatattctttttatgaaAACTCAAATTTAGGAGACTTTTGA
- the PmUG01_11021600 gene encoding aldehyde reductase, putative gives MKKRSVLKCIHILFFLLLYYFIEINCKSYNLFSTKSITPFIERRVNRTALKKAKLNYGSNEELLVCLSNKKRKNEKKNKKIAVQYFIKECSNYNFRKLRRKIKKFLIHINIYGKDYNDKFNFISKDEKGNSAYDSDKNKNFIGKNEKMNADNMKGKIKKEDEVTYKYVEEMELKKINIRGVDIEYRIYNLEEGIYIVDNNNYEKIKKLWNKDELKKAKENFQERFDIKKQGIKEDDWIMLPFDYEENKNIKLVKADFDNPLYDYILTYYDKERNYYFEYKRRNYYKMLRNTIHETPPYKSELEEDKRFYGKEIIIPKKKLDNEIFRQPMLSDVLTGGYSKEPIGLESWRYVQYPYGNLIEHQKYCQPYCVKKNGKDKPDMRYHYLGNSNLAVSEICLGTMNFGNYVNEKLAHELFDYAYEEFQVNFFDTAEIYPLPVSENYFGLSEQILGNWVNSKGKANRHKIVIATKICGRTDKIPWAKKYKRKKRDEQKKQEEGEAAEGEEEGRPSLLSRNRKFMEDTNSSDVPSNPFDKLNTLKKKEELYLKKDYETLEQIEESEKRSKEKEDNFITLSKDSIIASVDNCLKRLKTNYIDLIQLHWPDRYYPNHSSGDFSDVLYDYNKYYDNFVPFIEQLHAIDELKRKGKIREWGLSNETPFGLLKFYELCKQLHISLPVSVQLEYNLLCRNDVEKGFPEICRPQNTNISILAYSPLCAGILTGKYLEYTDYTTKGRMQKFPSYMKRLRGSIATYIIRELYYLSQKYYFPNLTVAALKWVYTRSFVTSTVIGVSDFLQLRENLYSLTDQVLFTDKLEREINALHWKFRDPIRIIQ, from the coding sequence ATGAAGAAAAGGTCTGTGCTgaaatgcatacatattttatttttcctactattatactattttattgaaattaattgtaaaagttataatttattttcaactAAAAGTATTACTCCATTTATTGAGAGAAGAGTTAATAGAACTGCATTAAAAAAGGCCAAACTGAATTATGGAAGTAACGAAGAATTGCTTGTTTGTTTgagcaataaaaaaagaaaaaatgaaaaaaagaataaaaaaattgcagtgcaatattttataaaagagTGTAGCAATTACAACTTTAGGAAGTTAAGacggaaaattaaaaaattcctcatacatataaacatttatgGAAAAGATTACAATGATAAATTTAACTTTATTAGCAAAGATGAAAAGGGTAACAGTGCTTATGACTCAGataagaacaaaaattttataggtaaaaatgaaaaaatgaatgctGATAATATGAAagggaaaataaagaaagaaGATGAAGtgacatataaatatgtagaGGAGATggaactaaaaaaaattaacattagAGGAGTTGATATCGAATATcgaatttataatttagaGGAAGGTATATACATAgtagataataataattatgagaaaataaaaaagttatggAATAAagatgaattaaaaaaagcaaaGGAAAATTTCCAAGAACGTTTTGATATTAAGAAACAAGGTATTAAAGAGGATGATTGGATAATGTTACCCTTCGattatgaagaaaataaaaatataaaattagttAAAGCTGATTTTGATAATCCTTTGTATGATTATATACTAACATATTATGATAAggaaagaaattattattttgaatataagagaaggaattattataaaatgttaCGAAACACAATTCATGAAACTCCTCCATATAAGTCCGAATTGGAAGAAGACAAAAGATTTTATGgtaaagaaattattattccAAAGAAGAAATTAGACAATGAAATATTTAGACAACCTATGTTAAGTGATGTTCTGACAGGTGGATATAGTAAAGAACCTATAGGGTTAGAATCCTGGCGATATGTACAATATCCATATGGCAATTTAATTGAACATCAAAAATATTGTCAGCCATattgtgtaaaaaaaaatgggaagGACAAGCCAGATATGAGATACCACTACTTAGGAAATAGCAATTTGGCTGTTTCCGAAATTTGCTTAGGTACAATGAATTTCGgaaattatgtaaatgaaAAGTTAGCACACGAACTCTTTGACTATGCATATGAAGAATTtcaagtaaatttttttgatacaGCAGAAATATATCCCTTACCTGTTagtgaaaattattttgggTTGTCTGAACAAATTTTAGGCAACTGGGTTAACTCAAAAGGTAAGGCAAACAGACACAAAATTGTTATTGCTACAAAGATATGTGGTAGGACGGACAAAATTCCATGGGCCAAAAAATACAAGCGGAAAAAGAGGGACGAACAGAAGAAGCAGGAAGAGGGAGAAGCAGCAGAAGGTGAAGAAGAAGGACGTCCATCTCTTTTGTCCAGAAACAGGAAATTTATGGAGGATACCAACAGTAGTGACGTACCCAGTAACCCCTTTGACAAATTAaacacattaaaaaaaaaagaagaattatatttaaaaaaagattatgaaACGTTAGAACAAATAGAGGAGTCCGAAAAGCGTTCAAAAGAGAAGGAGGATAATTTTATAACGTTGAGCAAGGATAGTATTATAGCAAGTGTTGATAACTGTTTGAAAAggttaaaaacaaattatatagacTTAATACAATTACATTGGCCTGATAGATATTATCCGAATCATTCTTCAGGTGATTTTAGTGATGTTTTATATgattacaataaatattatgataacTTTGTGCCCTTTATTGAACAGTTACATGCAATAGATGAGCTAAAAAGGAAAGGGAAAATAAGAGAATGGGGATTAAGCAATGAAACCCCTTTTGGTTTATTgaaattttatgaattatgtAAACAATTACATATATCCCTACCAGTATCTGTACAACtagaatataatttgttatgTCGTAATGATGTAGAAAAAGGTTTTCCAGAAATATGTAGACCACAAAATACGAACATTTCCATTTTAGCATATTCACCCCTATGTGCTGGTATATTAACAGGTAAATATTTAGAGTACACAGATTATACAACTAAAGGAAGAATGCAAAAGTTCCCATCATATATGAAAAGGTTAAGAGGCTCCATAGCTACTTATATTATACGggaattatattatttgagtcaaaaatattatttcccTAATTTAACAGTCGCTGCGTTGAAGTGGGTATATACAAGGTCCTTTGTCACATCTACTGTTATAGGTGTTTCCGACTTTTTACAATTACGCgaaaatttatattccttAACAGACCAGGTGTTATTTACCGATAAACTGGAGCGTGAAATAAATGCCTTGCACTGGAAATTTAGGGACCCAATTAGGATTATACAATGA
- the PmUG01_11021500 gene encoding conserved Plasmodium protein, unknown function produces MVIKKRALFYLSNHSDNICSVKFYDENNLISSCSCGIVTLWDLNDKKSVGNYKVSDYSALYSNTFDKEHFYVKTKEGSVKLWNVKYNKCILKINANNFTYAKPYSVHNALVTPINQNGDIAIYDINVKQNCVLACNGMDQYRGDDNCCKDVPLSGRSSNSGISNEGKCENMKSEIYNNRIIYNTTCNNFYSSKCKELIIPFKEIKKKMDNIEIICNLENKNECKKMLSNNLKLCKDIIDIYPLPYFGDTFIIACYEPSLFCIYDYRMTNNFISSFIIDIKENVLSYHVNNNNCLISTNNNVMYYLTFDKNQKVQLKKVAPSYHSANNIVIRPDDKIFISITNNTTINVCNLYDINIIDQIVSYKFNYFNFLDFHTFSGFFAAAEKNKISLWTNQASNFSPIQK; encoded by the coding sequence ATGGTAATCAAAAAAAGGGCGTTGTTTTACCTTAGCAATCATTCTGACAATATATGCAGTGTAAAATTTTACGATGAAAATAATCTTATATCTAGCTGCAGCTGTGGTATTGTTACCTTATGGGATTTAAACGATAAAAAAAGTGTGGGAAATTATAAGGTATCTGATTATAGCGCATTATACTCAAACACTTTTGATAAGgaacatttttatgttaaaacAAAAGAAGGGTCAGTAAAACTGTGGAATGTAAAGTACAacaaatgtattttaaaGATCAATGCGAATAACTTTACTTACGCAAAACCGTATTCTGTACACAATGCACTTGTAACACCGATAAATCAAAATGGGGACATAGCAATATACGATATAAATGTTAAACAAAATTGTGTTTTAGCTTGTAACGGTATGGACCAATATAGGGGTGATGACAACTGCTGTAAGGACGTACCTCTCTCAGGAAGAAGCAGCAATTCAGGTATTAGTAACGAAGGAAAATGTGAAAATATGAAGTCTGagatttataataataggaTTATTTACAATACTACATGCAACAATTTTTACAGCAGTAAATGCAAGGAACTAATTATACCATTTAAagagataaagaaaaagatggacaatatagaaataatatgtaaccttgaaaacaaaaatgagtGTAAAAAGATGCTGagcaataatttaaaattgtgTAAGGatataatagatatatatcCGCTACCATATTTTGGGGATACCTTCATAATAGCTTGTTATGAACCTTCcctattttgtatttatgaTTACAGAATgactaataattttatttcaagtTTTATTATAGATATAAAGGAAAATGTTCTAAGTTATCAtgttaacaataataactGTTTAATTAGTAcgaataataatgtaatgtATTACTTAACATTTGATAAGAATCAAAAGGTACAGTTGAAAAAAGTAGCCCCAAGTTATCATAGTGCGAATAATATAGTAATTAGACCtgatgataaaatatttatttctattacGAATAATACTACTATTAATGTTTGTAACTTATATGATATTAACATAATAGATCAAATTGtatcatataaatttaattatttcaatttCCTCGATTTTCATACTTTTTCTGGCTTCTTTGCCGCAGCtgagaaaaacaaaatatctCTTTGGACTAACCAGGCTTCTAATTTCAGTCCTATTCAAAAATGA
- the PmUG01_11021000 gene encoding conserved Plasmodium protein, unknown function, with translation MFYPGMFREKPKDIIPDKWKIILRVSGFLVSCYLICFHGELFDIPENNKLS, from the coding sequence atgttttaccCTGGCATGTTCAGAGAAAAACCGAAGGACATAATTCCAGATAAGTGGAAAATCATACTGAGAGTTTCGGGTTTTCTTGTATCTTGTTATTTGATATGCTTTCACGGAGAATTATTTGATATACCAGAAAATAATAAGTTATCGTGA
- the PmUG01_11021100 gene encoding 50S ribosomal protein L17, putative, producing the protein MIKLNVPHLYWHYKAWQRATAGYLRTFIKNNLANNEMVGYVINDKHPKSIRVACDRYMYVVRYKKTFRYTKKIWVHDEKSEAKVGDVVRIQPLGYRIGPWKNYILVKILYKENK; encoded by the exons atgataaaattaaatgttcCTCATTTATATTGGCATTACAAAGCTTGGCAGCGAGCTACGGCTGGATATTTAAGGacat ttattaaaaacaatttaGCTAATAATGAAATGGTTGGTTACGTTATTAATGACAAACACCCCAAGAGTATAAGAGTGGCTTGCGACAG ATATATGTACGTTGTTCGCTATAAAAAGACCTTCagatatacaaaaaaaatttgggTGCATGATGAAAAAAGTGAAGCAAAAGTTGGTGATGTAGTTCGAATTCAGCCACTGGGGTATAGAATAGGCCCTTGGAAAAATTACATTCTTGTGAAAATTTTGTACaaggaaaataaatag
- the RRP45 gene encoding exosome complex component RRP45, putative has translation MMKNCKNNSNFFWCNLKNNLRLDGRNFEDSRNISIYFLGDYGNVEVSIGHTKVICRITSEIVKPFDKRPNEGIIKINLDIDSFTNINNLRISDDCLEIKNLIERILKSSNLLNFESLCIIPHKKVWCLLINIVVIENDGNLYDSCYLSAYSALMHFRNNDIKSEHTGNIIFEEDETNYSPLSIHNSPILTTFAYFNCEDICLIDPTIHEEEFMSSKLSVALNKNGKLISILKPGGSPISYVKILEAIELAKKRVKCILKILEDALEEDKNLRNNLKKRNLHIKYSYNPVPIKYDSDNNYDKPLDIPLNRLLKNNLNIERIIKKYEQYIKLHDMEKEEKLIGNNLASDKNEVTDFNRPYNKQHLLSEQLRKIKNEYRMKNEDCFRSMGAYDDNHINNPYMNESSNFPVKNENICHTEVVKTKRQECSDVNSYSYNMKLAEVRNNEGKERINFSSSLSQSICKRERDEIAEVNDNKDNKKENGKSNEKSIENQCFRGRQNLHDSRENVKEQKSNEPSALTNDDSSDIDFSVAISENLKTRKKKKKN, from the coding sequence ATGatgaaaaattgtaaaaataactccaattttttttggtgtaatttaaagaataatttacGATTAGATGGTCGTAATTTTGAAGATTCAagaaatatttctatatattttttaggaGACTATGGGAATGTTGAAGTATCCATTGGCCATACGAAAGTTATATGTAGAATAACAAGTGAAATTGTTAAGCCATTTGACAAAAGACCAAATgaaggaataataaaaattaatttagaCATAGATagttttacaaatataaataacttaAGAATAAGTGATGACTgtttagaaataaaaaatttaatagaaAGAATATTAAAGTCAAGTAATCTTTTAAATTTCGAATCTTTGTGTATTATACCACATAAAAAAGTTTGGTGCTTATTAATTAACATTGTAGTAATTGAAAATGACGGTAATTTATATGACTCATGTTATTTATCAGCTTATAGTGCTCTAATGCATTTTcgaaataatgatattaaatCTGAACATACAGGtaacattatttttgaaGAGGATGAAACAAATTACTCTCCTTTATCAATTCATAACTCTCCAATATTAACAacttttgcatattttaacTGTGAAGATATTTGCCTCATTGACCCAACAATACATGAAGAGGAATTCATGTCTTCCAAATTATCCGTTGctcttaataaaaatggaaaattgATTAGTATATTAAAACCTGGGGGTTCTCCCATATCTTATGTAAAAATACTAGAAGCCATTGAACTAGCCAAAAAACGagttaaatgtattttaaaaattttagaagATGCACTAGAAGAAGACAAgaatttaagaaataatttaaaaaaaagaaatttacatattaaatattcataCAATCCTGTGCCCATAAAATATGATTCAGATAATAATTACGATAAACCATTAGATATACCATTAAATcggttattaaaaaataacttgAATATtgaaagaattataaaaaaatatgaacagtatataaaattacacgATATGGAAAAGgaggaaaaattaattggTAATAATTTAGCAAGTGATAAGAATGAGGTAACAGATTTTAACCGTCCCTATAATAAGCAGCACCTTTTAAGTGAACAACttcgaaaaataaaaaatgaatacagAATGAAGAATGAAGATTGCTTTCGTAGTATGGGCGCGTATGATGATAATCATATCAATAATCCATACATGAATGAATCTTCAAATTTTCCTGTTAAAAATGAGAACATATGTCACACGGAAGTAGTTAAAACGAAGAGACAAGAATGTAGTGACGTAAATTCTTATTCCTATAATATGAAGCTTGCAGAAGTGAGAAACAATGAAGGAAAGGAacgaattaatttttcaagcTCACTATCGCAAAGCATATGTAAAAGAGAGAGGGATGAAATTGCTGAGGTAAACGATAATAAGGataacaaaaaggaaaacggTAAGAGCAACGAGAAGAGCATCGAAAATCAGTGTTTTAGAGGGCGTCAAAATTTACACGATTCTAGGGAAAATGTGAAGGAGCAGAAAAGCAATGAGCCATCAGCTCTTACAAATGATGATTCATCTGATATAGACTTTTCTGTTGCAATTAGTGAGAATTTAAaaacaaggaaaaaaaaaaaaaaaaattaa
- the RPB5 gene encoding DNA-directed RNA polymerases I, II, and III subunit RPABC1, putative: protein MEDPTTRFYKCRKTCCEMLEDRGYIITPREKLENFSAFKELFEENEKLRSRMTIITSHKNDSNNKIIVYFADEIKKTGVKPLRELTEKMDEKSIQRAILVTQNILTPFARDAIKEAAPRHIIENFLDAELLVNITKHELVPRHIPLTSDEKRNLLQRYKIKENKLPRIQDVDPVCRYFGLAKGQVVKIIRPSETAGRYVTYRLVV from the exons ATGGAAGACCCAACGACAAGATTTTACAAATGCAGAAAAACTTGTTGTGAAATGCTTGAAGATAGGGGATACATAATAACGCCAAGAGAAAAACTTGAAAACTTTTCAGCCTTTAAAGAATTATtcgaagaaaatgaaaaatt ACGCTCAAGAATGACAATTATAACTAGCCATAAAAATGATTCaaacaacaaaataatagTGTACTTCGCTGACGAAATTAAGAAAACAGGAGTTAAACCCCTAAGAGA acTTACCGAAAAAATGGATGAAAAGTCGATTCAAAGAGCAATACTTGTCACTCAGAATATATTAACACCATTTGCTCGAGAT GCAATTAAGGAGGCTGCTCCAAGACatattatagaaaattttttagatGCCGAATTACTG GTTAATATTACTAAACACGAACTAGTACCAAGACATATTCCACTAACAAGcgatgaaaaaagaaatcttTTACAAAGATATAaa attaaagaaaataagttGCCAAGAATTCAAGATGTAGATCCTGTGTGTCGTTATTTTGGCTTAGCAAAAGGACAa GTTGTCAAAATAATTAGACCAAGTGAAACTGCAGGAAGATACGTGACATACAGACTTGTAGTTTGA
- the PmUG01_11021300 gene encoding ferrochelatase, putative: protein MEVDDFLKYNNLNIPKDKIKNLHNNKIGILITNLGSPAKPTYWALFKYLSQFLGDPRVVKLNRFLWLPILYGFVLPFRSGKSSLKYKSIWTEEGSPLCVNTHKQYLALKERLFEKYREKVTISYGMRYGERSIKKGLNYLKGENINKLLVVPLYPQSAECTVASTLDCISHNLKSWNNLPEIRFLSGYCLKEKYINCMKENIENYWEKNGKGKKLIISYHSLPTKIVQDGDMYPFFCIESTNRLIEKLNVKKGDYILAFQSKIDGNKCIQPYIEDVLRKLSLEDGCDSVDVVCPSFSSDCLETLEEIQIYYQQLFQKYNKGKLRYISCLNYSKIGIDLLMNIIEENITGW from the exons atggAGGTAGatgattttttaaagtacAACAACTTGAATATAccaaaagataaaattaaaaacttgCACAATAACAAAATAGGGATACTCATAACAAACTTAGGCAGCCCTGCAAAACCAACCTATTGGGCGCTGTTCAAATACTTGTCAC aattctTGGGGGACCCAAGAGTTGTTAAGCTCAATCGATTTTTATGGCTTCCCATATTATACGGATTTGTGTTACCATTTAGGAGTG GAAAGtcttcattaaaatataaaagcatATGGACAGAGGAAGGATCACCTTTATGTGTTAACACTCATAAGCAGTATTTAGCCTTAAAAGAACGTTTATTTGAAAA ATACAGGGAAAAGGTTACAATAAGCTACGGTATGAGATACGGTGAAAGGTCTATAAAGAAAGGGCTGAATTATTTAAAGggggaaaatataaataaactcTTGGTGGTACCATTATATCCTCAGTCAGCTGAATGTACAGTGGCTTCAACCCTAGATTGCATAagtcataatttaaaaagttgGAATAACCTTCCAGAGATAAGATTTCTATCTGGTTATTGTcttaaggaaaaatatataaattgtatgaaagaaaatatagaaaattacTGGGAAAAAAATGGCaaggggaaaaaattaataatttcttatcATTCTTTACCTACGAAAATTGTACAAGATGGTGATATGtacccttttttttgtattgaAAGTACTAACAGattaattgaaaaattaaatgttaaaaagGGGGATTATATTTTAGCTTTTCAGTCAAAAATTGATGGTAATAAATGTATTCAACCGTATATTGAAGATGTCCTAAGAAAATTATCATTAGAGGATGGATGTGACTCGGTAGATGTAGTATGcccttctttttcttctgaTTGTTTAGAAACACTTGAAgaaattcaaatatattatcaacaattatttcaaaagtataataaaggGAAATTAAGATACATAAGttgtttaaattattcaaaaattgGTATAGATCTTCTAATGAATATTATCGAAGAGAACATCACTGGTTGGTGA